The genomic interval CGTCCGGCTCTAAATCAACAGGAATTGGGTTAATATTTATTGATGGGATATAATGTGCTCCAGCAATAAAGCTTTTGCCATATTGACATTGTTTAGTTTATTATTAAAGGGTACAAAACGCTCATCACCCCAAAAAACAAAGGTTTTGTTCCAGAGGATTTGATCCCGGTAAGGTGGTTTTGCTAAAAGAGAATACAGACATTCAGGGGGTAGTGCCTCCCGATAAGGACAAAACAAACTTTCCACGACTTTCGATGGCCTGTTTCGAAATTTTAATCATTAAATCAGCGGCTGCCTGTGCCAATGCCGCTGAAGTCTGAAAAACGCTTATATTATTTTGTTGATGCAATTTCATTTTTTTCAAAAGGTATTGTGATCCAATTGTGGCCGTCTACCGCTATCAATGCGTCTGCATCCTGTGGCCCGTGTGACCCGGCATCATAGGTTGGGAAATTAGGAGAAGTGTTTGCTTTCCATGCATCTAACACTGGCATTAGTATTGTCCATGCCGCTTCTACCTGGTCTGCACGCATAAAAAGTGTTGCATCTCCCCGGAAGACATCAATTAGCAATGTTTCATAGGCTTCTGGTGTTCCGCCCGTGTAGGTGTCGTGGTAATTAAACAACATGTGAACAGGGTTAAGAAGCATTTTAAGTCCGGGTTGTTTTGCCTGAAAGCTTAACTGTATTCCCATATGAGGCTGGATATTAAGGATAAGTTTGTTGGATTGCCAATTTTCAATAGCTTCAACCGGGAAGGAATGATGTGGTACCGGTTTAAATTGAATAGTGATCACGGAAATCGTTTCATTCAACCGTTTCCCGGTACGAACATAAAAAGGCACTCCTTGCCAGCGCCAGTTATCGACATAAAGTTTCACTGCCGCAAAAGTTTCTACATTGGATGATGGGGAAACATCAGGCTCCTGCCGATAACTCTTAACCTTTTTGCCTTTTACCCATCCACTACCGTATTGACCTCTTATTGCATTTTTATGTACTTCTTCCGGTTTCATTTTTCTCACTGCGTTCAGTACATCTACTTTTTTATTACGGATCTCGTTGGCATCAAAAGAAATGGGTGCTTCCATGGCAATAAGGCACATCAGCTGGAGCAGGTGATTTTGAATCATATCGCGAAGTGCACCTGCAGTCTCATAATAATTCCCGCGGTGTTCGACGCCCAATTCTTCTGACACAGTTATCTGTATGTGATCTATATAATTCCGATTCCAGATCGGCTCAAATAATGCATTGGCAAAACGGAATGCCAAAATATTTTGTACGGTTTCTTTACCCAGGTAGTGATCAATACGATAAATCTGTGATTCATCAAAATGGGTATGCAACAAGGTATTAAGGTTGATAGCACTTTCCAGGTTGTGCCCGAAAGGCTTTTCTATGACAATGCGGCTTTTCTCCTTATTTTCTGCAAGCTCCGACGATCCTATTTTCATAGAAATTCCTTCGAATTGATTTGGCGGAACAGCAAGATAAAAGACACTGTTGGCTGTGGCATTCCACTTTTTTTCAAGAGCTTTTATCTGTTTGCCGATGGCAGCATAGGTAGATGTAGCATCAAACTCTCCTTGCAGGTAGGTCAGATATTTAGTAAAAACATCCCAGTGATCTTTTTTTGCTTTTCCCTGTCGTGAAAATTTATCTACGCCTTCATGCAAATGTTTTCCAAATTCGGGGTCGGTGTATTTACGACGACTTACCCCAATTACCGCGAATTCTCCAGGAATCCAGCCGTCTAACCAGAGGTTGTAAATGGCGGGAATCAGTTTACGCCAGGTTAAATCTCCTGTAGCACCAAGTATTATAATAATTGTGTGACCTATTTTTGTTTCGGTTTCCATGTTATTTCTTTTGGTTCCAATGCGTATGAAAAATTCCTTCTCTGTCGTTTCGCTCGTAAGTATGAGCGCCAAAATCATCGCGCTGCGCCTGTATTAAATTTGCGGGAAGCCACCCACTCCTGTAGCTGTCGAAATAGGCCAAAGCCCCCATCATTGCAGGAACCGGGATCCCGAACCCGACGCCTGTCTGAATAACTTTCCGAATACCTTCTTGCGATTGCATTAATTTTTTTGAAAATGCAACGCTCAGTATAAGATTAGAAAGATCCGGCTGTTTTGAAAACGCAGAACGGATGTCTTCCAATAATGCCGCACGGATGATACAACCACCCCTCCAGATGGCAGCAATATCTTCTAATTTCAAATCGTATTTATATTTTTTGGATGCTACCTGTAACAGCGCCATTCCCTGTACATAAACCGTGATGATTGAAAAATAGAGCGCCTGCTCCACCCATTTCACCAGATCATTTTTATCTCCGGTGAATTTCACTTCAGAACCTCCCATGTTTTGATGTGCAACTTCTCGTTCATTTTTATAAGCTGACAAATCCCGCATGGAAACGGCAATATCAATCACCGGAATAGGTACCTGTAAATTCATGGCATCTTCAGAAGTCCAGGCGCCTGTGCCTTTTTGTTTCGCACTGTCGAGGATTCTGTCAATAATCCGGCTGTCGGTAAGCTCATCTTTTTGCATAAAAATATCTGCGGTAATTTCTATAAGATAAGACTGCAATTCCCCCTCATTCCATTTTGAAAAAACAGTGTGTAGCTCATCATTGCTCATAGCCGCACATTCCTTCAACAGGTGATAAGCTTCGGCAATGAGTTGCATCAGCCCATATTCAATGCCGTTGTGTACCATTTTTACATAGTGTCCTGCGGAGCCAGGCCCCAACCATGTTACGCAAGGCTCATTATTCGCTTTGGCAGAAACAGCTTTCAGCATCTCAGCCACACGCTCATATACTTTCTTAGGTCCGCCCGGCATAATGCTTGGCCCGTGGCGGGCACCCAGTTCTCCTCCTGAAATGCCAACACCCATAAAATGAATGGCTGATTCTTCCAATTGCTCACTCCTTCTGTTGGTATCCGTAAAGTGAGAATTACCGAAGTCCATCAGTAAATCATTTTTTGACAAAAAAGGTTTTAATTCACTAATAACGTCATCCACAATTTTTCCGGCAGGCACAAGCATTATGATTACTTTAGGGGTCTTTAGCGTATTTAGAAATTCATTCAAGTCTGATGTGGCAGATATCTTTTCAGTGCCAGCTTCTTTCTTGAGCGTTTCCACCTGGGAACGATTCTTATCAAAACCAATAACGGTGTATCCATTATCGCTCATGTTATAAACCAGATTGCACCCCATGGTACCGAGACCAATCATTCCGTAGTCGAATTTTGTCTCTTTCATAATTTCAAGCAATTGACTTGTATTTTTTTGCCTTCCTCAGCATTTGGTTGATCAAGATGTTTTGCCTCCAAGCATTTTCAATCTTTTATCTGCCAGGTTGCTAATCAATTTATTATAAGCCTCCGTAAATTTCTGGATGCCTTCGTCTTCTAATTGTTGTGTTACAAACGAGATATCAATACCCAGCTTTTTTAGTTCACCAAACAAAGCCCTGGCTTGATCGAGGTCATCCTCAATGGCATCTTTTTTTAGGATTCCATGTTTGGCAAAAGTTTCAATCGTTTTATCGGGCAAAGTATTTATTGTGTTTTCACCAATCAGCGGGTCAACGTAGCGAAGATCATTGTAGAGCGGGTCTTTGTTGCTGGTGCTTGCCCACAATGGCCGCTGTACATGAGCGCCTTTTTCTTCCAGTTTTTTCCAGTTCTCACCGCTGAATATTTCTTTAAACCGCTGATAGCATAATCGTGCTGTGGCAATTCCTGCCTTGCCCGATAAAGGATGGGTTCGGTTGGGGTTTTTATTTTCTTCGTTTTTGATAATGTACTGGCCGAGCAGTTGGTCGGTGAGTACATCAATTCTGCTGATAAAAACACTTGCTACGGAAATAATATGATCTATCGGCTTGCCTTCTGCAACTCTTCGTGTAATGGCATTGATGTACGCTTTTGCAACTTCAACATAGCTTTCAATAGAAAAAAGAAGTGTTATGTTGATGTTGACACCTTCGTAAAGCATCTGCTCGATAGCCGGAACGCCTTCCTTTGTTCCCGGGATTTTGATAAGGCAGTTTTTCTTACCAACTGCATTATACAATCTGCGGGATTCTTTTATGGTGCCTTCCGTATCACGTGCCAGATAAGGCGGTACTTCAAGGCTTACAAAACCATCGGTGCCATCTGATTTTTCATACACCGGAAACAGGATGTCACAGGCATCCTGAACATCTTTTATGGTAAGTTCGTCATAAATTTGCGCCGGGGCTTTGCCTTCTTTTACCAATTTGGCAATCTGATCGTCATAATCTGAACCGCTTGTAATCGACTTGTTGAAAATGCTTGGGTTTGAGGTTACTCCCCTCAGCCCCTGATCATCTACTCTTTTTTTCAATTCGCCGGAAGTGATTTTCTCCCGCGTTAAATTATCAAGCCAATAGCTCTGGCCGTATTGCAATAATTCGATTAGTGTTTTCATCTTTGATAATATCCTTGTTTAGTAACTATTTAGCTGCTTTACACAAGCTCTGGTTTTTAATGGCCACTTTCTGAGGCCGCCTCTAACTCCACCGTCTGCCGACGGAGAGAATGCCAGCGCACCTGCTATTGGTGTGGCTGGTGCGGCTGGGCTCTCTTCTTCCGCCAACCGGCGGAGAATGCTTGTCCCAACTATGGGAAGCTGGAGATACATGGTCGATCCGTCACTAACTTAAATGAGGTCGGAGCATCCAGGCTGTTTTTAAATGGTATTCCATCAAGCCGGTAATGTAATCGCTGATGCCTTCTGCCTTTAGCTTATCTGCAATTGGATTTATATTTTCTCTTAAAAAAATGATGATGCTTTCGTGGTCTTCCAATAATTCTGCAAAAAGGCTTCTGCTGTCGTTCTTGTCGATAGCTTTTCCAGAAAGATGGGTGAGTTCGAGATATTTACTGAGTTGTGCGGGTACGTAATGCCCAATGGCACGTATCCTTTCGGCTATGGTATCTACAATTTCCTGTTGCTGATTGTAGAGCTTCTCCAGATACACATGCACTGCATGAAAATTGGAATAAAGTACGAATTCATCGGCCAGTATTTTTGATAACTGGTCGGCAATTGCTTGTCTGTTTGTATCGGTAATTCCGATGTTTGCTTTTTTCATGGTTTATATGTTTTAAGTTAACAATCTTTTAAAGTGTTTTTTAGGTTATTATTCAATCAAAGCTTTCGCTCTTTTTACTACATTTTCCACAGTAAAGCCATATTCTTTCATCACCTCTTCACCAGGAGCAGATTCTCCAAATCTGTCGATGCCGATGATGTCGCCCTGGTCAGTTACATATTTAAGCCAGCCCAAAGGTGATCCGGCTTCTACTGCCAGTCGTTTCCGCAATGAGGCGGGAAATATCTTTTCTTTATAAGTTTTATCCTGTTTTTCGAATAGTTCCCACGATGGCATGCTTACCACACGTGCGGCGATGTTTTCTTCTTTTAATCTTTGCTGAGCTGCCAGCAGCAACTGCACTTCCGAACCCGTACCAATTAAAATAATGTCGGGCTGTGTTTTTGATTCCGAAAGAATGTAAGCCCCCTTTTCCAATTCAATCGCCTTTGTATATTTTTCCTGGTCGATTACCGGAATTTTCTGGCGAGTTAAAATTAATGCAACTGGTCCACCGGAATGTTCAATTGCTATCCGCCAGGCTTGCACGGTTTCATTGGCGTCTGCCGGGCGAATTACTGTTAGGTTGGGAACTGATCGCAAACCGATGAGTTGTTCTACGGGCTGGTGGGTGGTGCCATCTTCTCCTAACGCTATGCTGTCGTGTGTAAAAACATATATGGGCCGTATTTTCATAATCGCTGCCAGCCGGATGGGTGGCCGCATGTAATCGGAGAATACCAGGAATGTAGCCCCGTAAGGAATGAGGTATTTACTAAGCACTAATCCATTTAAGATAGCGCCCATGGCGTGTTCCCTGATGCCAAAGTGAAAATTGCGACCATCATAATTTGTCGCTAAAAATGATTTGTATTTCTCCAGGTTGGTGTCGGTAGAAGGAGCAAGGTCCGCCGAGCCGCCTATTAAATTCGGCAAATAATCGGCTATTGCATTTAACACTTTGCCAGAGGCTTTGCGTGTCGCCATTTCTTCTTCAGTTTTAAAAACAGGCACCCTCTCTTCCCATCCTTCCGGTAATTTACCGCTGCTCAACAACTCATATTCATTGGATAGTTCGATATATTTTTCTTTGTACCTTTTATAAAGATCGTTCCAGTTCTTTTCTTTATCTATTCCTTTCTTACCTGCTTCACGATAATAATTTAATACATCGTCGGGCACAACAAAATGTTTATCAGGGTCAAAGCCAAAATTCTCCTTCACGAGCTTCACTTCTGCTTCGCCTAAGGCAGAGCCATGTGCAGCGGCCGTATCTTGTTTGTTGGGGCTGCCATAACCAATGTGTGTGCGCACCTTTATCAGTGAAGGACGGTCTGTTTCCTTTTGCGCATTTTTTATTGCTGTTGATAAAGCACCTAAATCATTACCATCCGGAAGCTCCTGAACATGCCAGCCATACGCTTCAAAGCGTTTTGCCACGTCTTCATCAAATGCAAGATCGGTATTGCCTTCAATAGTTATATGGTTATCGTCGTACAAATAAATCATGTTGCCTAACTGAAGATGTCCGGCTATAGAAGCAGCTTCAGAACTAATACCTTCCATAATATCGCCATCGCTGCAAATAGCATAAACCTTATAATTAAAAATATCAAAACCAGGTTTATTGTAGCGGGCTGCCATATATCTTTGTGCAATGGCAAACCCTACGCCGTTGGCAAATCCCTGCCCTAGCGGGCCGGTCGTTACTTCAATACCGGGTAACAATCCGTATTCAGGATGCCCCGCTGTTTTACTGTGTAATTGCCGGAATTTTTTGATATCGTCGAGCGTGATGGGATAACCCGTTAAGTACAAAAAACTATACTGCAACATGCAGGCATGGCCGCAGGATAAAATAAAGCGGTCTCTGTTTGCCCATGCTGGATTCTGGGGATTATAGTTCATGATTTGCGCCCACAGAACATGGCCAACGGATGCAAGCCCCATGGGTGTTCCGGGATGACCTGAATTTGCTTTTTGTACGGCATCTGCAGCGAGTATCCGAACCGTATTGATACCCTGCTGTTCAAGTGTTCCTGTTTTAGGGTTCATGTTGTTCAATTGTTTAAGTTTTAAGTTGATAATTTAAACGCATTATAAAGATTTTCGTTGAATGGATTTCGTTTCGTCATTTAAATAAAAAACGCCACCGATACTTTCATGTAAACCCGTCGTTGTAGCTATCTGTTCATGATAACTTCGCCTCTATTCAATAATATCTTTTAACATTTGTTTAGCCATTTCTGGTTTTTAATCTTTATTCCTTTCCAGTACGGAAACTTTGTTAAGGCGTCGCAGGAATCGTTCTTCATTCTTAAACCTGGCATTGATAAATATCTGCACCAATTCCCCGGCTAACGCAGACCCTGTGATCCGACCACCTAAACACATTATATTCATATTGTCGTCCTCAACCCCTTGGCGGGCAGAGAATGAATCGGTGATCAAAGCTGAACGAACGCCGGCAATTTTATTAGCCGCAATACAAGCCCCAACACCGCTCCCACAAATGGCTACACCTCGTGAGATTTCCCCATTAGCCACTGCCTCCGACATCGGAATAACAAAATCAGGATAATCATCGTCGGTATTGAGTTGATAAGCGCCAAAGTCTTTTACTTCGTAGCCGGCAGTTTTGAGTAACGCAACCAGTTTTACTTTCAAATCAAATCCCCCATGATCAGACGCAACACCTATACGCATCATTTTTCTTACAGGACTTGAAGTTTCTTCTTTTAAATTTTGTGGTTGAAATTCGATACTTTTCTCTTTGACAGACAACCCCAAATCTGCTAGTGCTTTCGCTGTTGATAGATAATCTGTATGGTGAATGCTGGTGATACCCATGCCCTTCGCCATATTTACAAACATTTGCGTGTTATCAATGTACACGAGTTCATCTAAGGGCGCCTGGGCGCCATCAATTGCCAGGCGAAAAATAGCTGCATCGGGCTTTCTTCGATGAACATA from Candidatus Kuenenia stuttgartiensis carries:
- the gndA gene encoding NADP-dependent phosphogluconate dehydrogenase; amino-acid sequence: MKETKFDYGMIGLGTMGCNLVYNMSDNGYTVIGFDKNRSQVETLKKEAGTEKISATSDLNEFLNTLKTPKVIIMLVPAGKIVDDVISELKPFLSKNDLLMDFGNSHFTDTNRRSEQLEESAIHFMGVGISGGELGARHGPSIMPGGPKKVYERVAEMLKAVSAKANNEPCVTWLGPGSAGHYVKMVHNGIEYGLMQLIAEAYHLLKECAAMSNDELHTVFSKWNEGELQSYLIEITADIFMQKDELTDSRIIDRILDSAKQKGTGAWTSEDAMNLQVPIPVIDIAVSMRDLSAYKNEREVAHQNMGGSEVKFTGDKNDLVKWVEQALYFSIITVYVQGMALLQVASKKYKYDLKLEDIAAIWRGGCIIRAALLEDIRSAFSKQPDLSNLILSVAFSKKLMQSQEGIRKVIQTGVGFGIPVPAMMGALAYFDSYRSGWLPANLIQAQRDDFGAHTYERNDREGIFHTHWNQKK
- the tal gene encoding transaldolase, translating into MKTLIELLQYGQSYWLDNLTREKITSGELKKRVDDQGLRGVTSNPSIFNKSITSGSDYDDQIAKLVKEGKAPAQIYDELTIKDVQDACDILFPVYEKSDGTDGFVSLEVPPYLARDTEGTIKESRRLYNAVGKKNCLIKIPGTKEGVPAIEQMLYEGVNINITLLFSIESYVEVAKAYINAITRRVAEGKPIDHIISVASVFISRIDVLTDQLLGQYIIKNEENKNPNRTHPLSGKAGIATARLCYQRFKEIFSGENWKKLEEKGAHVQRPLWASTSNKDPLYNDLRYVDPLIGENTINTLPDKTIETFAKHGILKKDAIEDDLDQARALFGELKKLGIDISFVTQQLEDEGIQKFTEAYNKLISNLADKRLKMLGGKTS
- the tkt gene encoding transketolase translates to MNPKTGTLEQQGINTVRILAADAVQKANSGHPGTPMGLASVGHVLWAQIMNYNPQNPAWANRDRFILSCGHACMLQYSFLYLTGYPITLDDIKKFRQLHSKTAGHPEYGLLPGIEVTTGPLGQGFANGVGFAIAQRYMAARYNKPGFDIFNYKVYAICSDGDIMEGISSEAASIAGHLQLGNMIYLYDDNHITIEGNTDLAFDEDVAKRFEAYGWHVQELPDGNDLGALSTAIKNAQKETDRPSLIKVRTHIGYGSPNKQDTAAAHGSALGEAEVKLVKENFGFDPDKHFVVPDDVLNYYREAGKKGIDKEKNWNDLYKRYKEKYIELSNEYELLSSGKLPEGWEERVPVFKTEEEMATRKASGKVLNAIADYLPNLIGGSADLAPSTDTNLEKYKSFLATNYDGRNFHFGIREHAMGAILNGLVLSKYLIPYGATFLVFSDYMRPPIRLAAIMKIRPIYVFTHDSIALGEDGTTHQPVEQLIGLRSVPNLTVIRPADANETVQAWRIAIEHSGGPVALILTRQKIPVIDQEKYTKAIELEKGAYILSESKTQPDIILIGTGSEVQLLLAAQQRLKEENIAARVVSMPSWELFEKQDKTYKEKIFPASLRKRLAVEAGSPLGWLKYVTDQGDIIGIDRFGESAPGEEVMKEYGFTVENVVKRAKALIE
- the zwf gene encoding glucose-6-phosphate dehydrogenase; this translates as METETKIGHTIIIILGATGDLTWRKLIPAIYNLWLDGWIPGEFAVIGVSRRKYTDPEFGKHLHEGVDKFSRQGKAKKDHWDVFTKYLTYLQGEFDATSTYAAIGKQIKALEKKWNATANSVFYLAVPPNQFEGISMKIGSSELAENKEKSRIVIEKPFGHNLESAINLNTLLHTHFDESQIYRIDHYLGKETVQNILAFRFANALFEPIWNRNYIDHIQITVSEELGVEHRGNYYETAGALRDMIQNHLLQLMCLIAMEAPISFDANEIRNKKVDVLNAVRKMKPEEVHKNAIRGQYGSGWVKGKKVKSYRQEPDVSPSSNVETFAAVKLYVDNWRWQGVPFYVRTGKRLNETISVITIQFKPVPHHSFPVEAIENWQSNKLILNIQPHMGIQLSFQAKQPGLKMLLNPVHMLFNYHDTYTGGTPEAYETLLIDVFRGDATLFMRADQVEAAWTILMPVLDAWKANTSPNFPTYDAGSHGPQDADALIAVDGHNWITIPFEKNEIASTK
- a CDS encoding RpiB/LacA/LacB family sugar-phosphate isomerase — encoded protein: MNAISCLFLDIGGVLLSNGWDYKFRQRAAEHFHLDANEMENRHGLLFVTYEEGRITFNEYLDRMVFYQKRDFTPDQFKDFIFSLSTPDLEMIAFIKKIKLQYGLKVIAVSNEAREINAYRINKFKLNEIFDFFVSSCYVHRRKPDAAIFRLAIDGAQAPLDELVYIDNTQMFVNMAKGMGITSIHHTDYLSTAKALADLGLSVKEKSIEFQPQNLKEETSSPVRKMMRIGVASDHGGFDLKVKLVALLKTAGYEVKDFGAYQLNTDDDYPDFVIPMSEAVANGEISRGVAICGSGVGACIAANKIAGVRSALITDSFSARQGVEDDNMNIMCLGGRITGSALAGELVQIFINARFKNEERFLRRLNKVSVLERNKD
- a CDS encoding 6-phosphogluconolactonase, whose amino-acid sequence is MESLFCPYREALPPECLYSLLAKPPYRDQILWNKTFVFWGDERFVPFNNKLNNVNMAKALLLEHIISHQ
- a CDS encoding Dps family protein; amino-acid sequence: MKKANIGITDTNRQAIADQLSKILADEFVLYSNFHAVHVYLEKLYNQQQEIVDTIAERIRAIGHYVPAQLSKYLELTHLSGKAIDKNDSRSLFAELLEDHESIIIFLRENINPIADKLKAEGISDYITGLMEYHLKTAWMLRPHLS